A single genomic interval of Zingiber officinale cultivar Zhangliang chromosome 4A, Zo_v1.1, whole genome shotgun sequence harbors:
- the LOC121969696 gene encoding probable metal-nicotianamine transporter YSL12, translated as MASEEVEMQSIVKEEKLRRRRKEKGGEEEQEEEMSVERAFEGQRVPPWREQLTARALVVSFFLSVMFSVIVMKLNLTTGIIPSLNVAAGLLGFFFVKLWTKALEQTGLLRTPFTRQENTVIQTCVVAAYGLAFSGGFGSYLFGMSSKIAAKTTEEDTSQNIKEPSLGWMIAFMFVVSFIGLFSVVPLRKIMIIDYKLIYPSGTATAYLINGFHTLNGEKLAKKQVWMLGKCFIGSFFWGFFQWFYTAADGCGFASFPTLGLKAYENRFYFDFSATYVGVGMICPYLVNISVLLGGILSWGIMWPLINNQKGHWYPADTPQSSLHGLNGYRVFIGIAIILGDGLYNFVKVLHRTIATFVAAARQGPSTLPVTDDDSPSPAIVSYDDEKRTQVFLKDQIPQWVAYGGYVSVAIISIITLPHIFPPLKWYFILVAYIFAPVLAFCNAYGCGLTDWSLASTYGKLAIFVIGAWAGAAHGGVLAGLAACGVMMNIVSTASDLMQDFKTGYLTLASPRSMFVSQIIGTAMGCVIAPSVFWLFFKAFKDIGEEGSQYPAPYATIYRNMAILGVDGFGSLPKHCLTLCFIFFAVAIMINLIKDLVSPKIARFIPIPMAMAIPFYIGSYFAIDMFVGSVILFIWEKINKPKADSFGPAVASGLICGDGIWTLPQAVLALAQVKPPICMKFLSRKMNDQVDTFISSLS; from the exons ATGGCGTCCGAAGAGGTTGAGATGCAGAGCATTGTCAAGGAGGAGAAGCTGCGGCGGAGGCGGAAggaaaagggaggagaggaggagcaaGAGGAGGAGATGTCGGTGGAGCGGGCGTTCGAGGGGCAGCGCGTGCCGCCGTGGCGGGAGCAGCTCACGGCCCGCGCGCTGGTGGTCAGCTTCTTCCTCTCGGTGATGTTTAGTGTCATCGTGATGAAGCTGAACCTGACGACGGGGATCATCCCCTCTCTCAACGTCGCTGCCGGGCTCCTCGGGTTCTTCTTCGTCAAGCTGTGGACGAAGGCGCTCGAGCAGACCGGACTGCTTCGGACTCCCTTCACGCGACAGGAGAACACCGTCATCCAGACCTGCGTCGTCGCCGCCTACGGCCTCGCTTTCAGCG GTGGTTTTGGAAGTTATCTTTTTGGTATGAGTTCAAAAATTGCTGCTAAAACAACTGAAGAAGATACTTCTCAGAATATAAAGGAACCGAGCTTAGGATGGATGATTGCATTTATGTTTGTTGTTAGCTTTATTGGTTTATTCTCTGTTGTGCCACTCAGAAAG ATAATGATCATCGACTACAAGCTGATCTATCCAAGTGGTACTGCTACTGCATACCTTATCAACGGCTTCCATACATTGAACGGTGAAAAATTGGCCAA GAAGCAAGTATGGATGCTAGGCAAGTGCTTTATTGGTAGCTTCTTTTGGGGATTCTTTCAGTGGTTTTATACTGCTGCTGATGGTTGTGGCTTTGCATCATTCCCTACCCTTGGTCTTAAAGCCTATGAGAACAG GTTCTACTTTGACTTCTCTGCAACATATGTTGGAGTTGGAATGATCTGTCCATATTTGGTGAATATATCTGTTCTCCTGGGAGGCATTCTTTCGTGGGGAATCATGTGGCCTCTTATAAATAACCAAAAAGGTCATTGGTATCCAGCAGATACACCACAAAGTAGCCTACATGGTTTGAATGGCTATAGG GTATTCATAGGCATTGCCATAATTCTTGGTGATGGCCTTTATAACTTTGTCAAGGTCCTACATCGAACGATTGCTACCTTCGTCGCTGCAGCACGCCAAGGTCCCAGCACTCTTCCTGTTACAGATGATGACAGCCCTTCACCTGCTATCGTCTCTTATGACGATGAAAAGCGAACTCAGGTCTTCCTTAAAGATCAAATTCCACAATGGGTAGCATATGGGGGCTATGTGTCGGTTGCTATAATCTCCATCATTACTCTTCCTCATATCTTCCCTCCACTcaagtggtacttcatcttggtTGCTTATATTTTTGCCCCAGTTTTAGCATTCTGCAATGCCTATGGGTGCGGTCTTACAGATTGGTCTTTGGCTTCCACCTACGGGAAGCTTGCTATCTTTGTAATTGGAGCTTGGGCTGGTGCCGCTCATGGTGGTGTCCTCGCTGGCCTTGCGGCCTGTGGTGTTATGATGAATATTGTCTCGACTGCCTCAGATCTTATGCAGGACTTCAAGACTGGTTACCTAACGCTGGCTTCTCCCCGGTCCATGTTTGTGAGCCAAATCATTGGGACCGCGATGGGTTGTGTGATCGCTCCAAGTGTTTTCTGGCTTTTCTTCAAGGCCTTCAAAGATATTGGTGAAGAAGGAAGTCAGTACCCTGCACCCTATGCCACCATATACCGTAACATGGCTATTCTTGGTGTTGACGGCTTCGGCTCACTACCAAAACACTGTCTCACTCTCTGCTTCATTTTCTTTGCTGTTGCGATTATGATCAACTTGATAAAAGATCTGGTTAGCCCGAAGATTGCACGGTTTATACCAATCCCAATGGCAATGGCTATTCCTTTCTACATTGGATCGTACTTCGCCATCGATATGTTTGTCGGAAGTGTCATATTATTCATCTGGGAAAAGATCAACAAGCCGAAGGCAGATTCCTTTGGTCCGGCAGTGGCATCTGGTTTGATATGTGGTGATGGGATATGGACTCTGCCACAAGCCGTGCTTGCACTTGCTCAAGTAAAGCCACCAATCTGCATGAAGTTTCTTTCGAGGAAGATGAACGACCAGGTGGATACTTTCATTTCGTCACTATCTTAA